Within Streptomyces sp. NBC_00704, the genomic segment GTCGGGCAGGGTCCACAGCACGTGCCGGACGAGCAGGACGTCGAAGCGCTCCTCCCCGACGGGCGGCGCAGCGGCGTCACCGACCAGGAACGCGGCGTCGCGGCCGGCGAGTTTGGCGCGGGCCAGGCCGATCATGGCCGGGGACAGGTCGACTCCCGTCACCCGGTGTCCCTGTTCGGAGGCGAGGAGCGACAGACTGCCGGTGCCGCAGCCGAGGTCGAGCACGTCGCAGCGGCGGTCCGGCAGCCAGGCCCGCAGCCGGCCGGCCCAGGCGGCGCGCACGTCCGGGTCGCGCAGTCCGTGGTCGGGCTCCTCGTCGAAGGCGGCAGCCGCCGCGTCCCAGTCGACACCGGGCGAAGTCGTCGCGTCACTCTTCTCACTCATGTGCCCCACAGTGACACCTGCCACTGACACTCGAATGACGGTCGAATCGTGACACCCGCCACTGACAGACCGGGGGACGATGAGGAACTCTCCCCGAAAGGGTCTACCTCCGTGAGAACGCGGAACTCGGTAGCTCCTCAAGGAGGCAGCCATGCGCCGCACGACCGTGCAGAAGCCCCTGAAGAAGACGGACACCCGCAGGATCCGCGAGGAGGCCGACGAACGGCCCGCCGGACGCCCGGAGGTGCGCAAGGACATCGCGCGCACCTGGTGGCCGGACGGCTGACGTTCCGGCGGCCCGGGCGCGCGCCCCTGGCGGCGCCGGCCCGCCCGAGGACGCTCTCAGTCCAGCCGCTTGCGGTAGTGGAAGCGTTCGTACGCCCCGTCCGCCCGCCGCTCCACGAGTTCGTAGCCGTGGCGCGGATAGATCTTCTGGTTCTCCCACATCATCACGTGCGTGTACAGCCTGACCTCGGGCAGGCCCAGGGCACGCGCGTGTGCGTCGACGAAGCGCAGCAGCCGCCCCCCGACACCTGTGCCGCGGACCTCGGGGTGGACGGCGATGCTGTCGAGGAACAGATGGTCCGCGCACGCCTCGACGACCACGAGACCGGCCACCGCGCGGCCGGGCGCACCGTCCGCGGCCGGGGCGCCGGTGACGAACACCTTCCCCACGGCGACGTCCGCCGCGTGGTCCGCCTCCATGGGCCGGGGCACCAGCCCGATGCGCTCGATGTAGGGCGTGTACGCCGCGTCCGTGACGGCCTTCACGGCCGGGACGTCGGCCGCCGTGCCGGGCCTGATCTCCTCGTTCGTCATGCGGTGGACGCCCCCTGTCTGATCTCTGCCTCAGCTCTTCCTTAAGGCGACCCTAAAGATCGCCTCGAACCGTCTCCAGCAGGGGTTTTCACGGTTTCCTGGTTGCGGCGCGGTTCTCGCCGCAACCGTCCGCCCGCCCGACGCCCCGGTTCCCAGGAGACCTCTCATGCCCGCACGCCGCAAGGCCGCCGCCGTCGCCGCCGCCGGTCTGGCCCCGCTGGCCCTGACCGCGCTGGCCGCCGGGCCGGCGGCCGCGCACGGCTCGACGATCGGTCCGGTCAGCCGGGTCGCGCGGGCTGCTGTTCGCGTCGGTGCGCAGACGGGCGGCGGCCGGCGGCCACGGCCGCTGAGGCGGCCGCACGACTCCGGGGCCTGACCGGCGGCTCAGGCCGGACAGGCCCCGGCGGAACGATCCTGCAGAGCGGGCCCCGGCGGCGCGGGGCCCGCGGCGGGCCCGGTGTCAGCTCAGCACGGACGCACAGGTGGTGGCGGTGGCGTGGGCCGGGTCGAGGGCGTTGGCCACCTCGTGGAAGGCGATCCGGTCGAGCAGCCCGATCGCCACGTGCTCGGAGAGGTCCACCGGGCACAGGTCCTGCAACAGGACGTTGCGCACGCCGGAGCCGCTGAGGTACTGGCTGCGCCAGGGGGTCGCCACCTCGTCGTATCTGGTGGCGATGACCGTGTAGCGGACGCCGGGGACGGTGTCGCCGCCCGCGTTGAGCCTGGTGAGGAACTCCGATCCGGGCAGCTGGTCGGCGAGGCCGGGGGTGGCGGCCGTGATCAGGTCCTCGGCGCCGGGGAAGTACGGGAGCAGCTTGGTGAGTCCGCTGAGGGTGGCGCCGTGGTTGTCGGGGGCGATGCCGACGAGCGCGCCGACCTTGGCGGCGCCGCCGAGGAACTTCAGGTAGTAGCGCGGCATCATGCCGCCCTGGGAGTGGCCGACGAGGTCGACCTCGGCCGCGCCGGTGGCGGCGAGCACCTTGTCGACGAAGGCGGAGAGCTGTCCGGCCGACGCGTCGATGGGGCCGAGGCCGTGGAAGAGCGGGACGCCGGGCAGTTGGCCGTAGTCGACGGAGAAGACGCAGTAGCCGCGGACCGTGAGATAGGGGGCGAGGGCCAGCCAGTTGTCGACCGAGTTCCCGAGCGTGCCGTGCACGAGGACGACGGGGCGGGGGTGGGCGGCGGAGGGCTTGCAGCGGTAGTCGTTCCAGCCGCTCGCCGCGGCGTTGACGGCGGCGGCCTCGGCGCCGGCGCCGACGGGGTCGGCGTGGGCGGCGGAGACGGCGGGGACGGTGAGGGCCGCGGCGGCCAGCAGCAGGGCGGCGAACGGTCGGAACACACGCTTCCAGGGCAGCATCGGTTGATCTCCTTGCGGATCAAGGGAGGTGCGATGGCCTTACGCCTGTGATCCGGATCACGAGGATGCTGTTCACTCGTCAAGTTACGGGCGAGTAAGTGAAGTGTGAAGTTACGCGTCGGTAAAAACTTCCAGTGATAACCACGGCGGCCCGCTGCTACTGATAGGCGATCACCAGACGGGGCGAATGGGGCCCTCGGGGGCGATGCGCGCCAAATGGGCGTACAGAGCGCTCAGTCGCTCCTCGCCGAGCACCTCGCCCCAGGCCCGCACCGCCTCGGCGGCCGCTTCCTCCGCCGCCCGGGTGCAGTCGCGGCCGTGCTCGGTGAGCACGATCAGCCGGGCGCGCGCGTCCCCGGGATGCGGCCGGCGCTCGACGTACCCCTGGCGCACGAGCTCCTCGACGAGCTGGCTCGCCGCCTGCTTGGTGACGCCGAGATGGACGCCCAGCTCGGTGACCGTCGCGCCGCCCCGGGCGAGCCGCGTGAAGGCGAAGCCGTAGGAGGGCCGCGCCTCGAAGCCGCGGGCGGTGACGCCGTCGTCGATGCGCCGGGTCAGCTCCCCGGCGGCGGCGAGCAGGACGGCGGACAGGGCGAGGGCTTCGGAATCATGCACGGCCGCAATTGAAACACCCTTGACAACATGGTCAAGCAGCTTGACCATAGAGGAACTTAGTCAAGCTTCTTGACCATCTGCTCGACCATCTCCTGCTCGACCATCTCCTGCTCGACCATTTCCTTCCTGGAGGCACCCGTGCCCGTCGTCCGCTCCGCCGAAGCCGTCACCCACGAGATCCACGGCGCCCGCTTCGTCTCGTACGCCACCCCCCTCACCGGCAGCAAGGAGCTGTGCGCCTGGCGGGGCGAGATCCCCGCCGGGACCAGGGCGCCCGCGCACACCGTCAGCCGGGAGGAGATCTTCCATCTGCTCGTCGGCGAGCTGATCCTCACCCTCGACGGCCGCGCCGAGCGGATCAGGGCCGGCGACACGGTGATCGTCAACCCGGGGGCGACCCTGGCCGTCGAGAACCCGACCGACCACACCGCGCTGTCCTGGGTCACCACGTCCATCGGACTGGAGGCGGAACTCGCCGACGGCACCCGGATCGCTCCCCCGTGGGCCAACTGACCCCGCCGCCCCTCACGCCGCCAGCGTCCCCGGCTTCACCGCGTCGGGGCCGAACTTCGCCCGCACCCGGTCGGCGACCTCCTCGATCCGGCGGACCTTCTCGTCGACGGGGTCGAAGGTGAGCTGGTGGGAGGCCTGTTCGGCGGGGCCCAGCGCCTCGGCGCGCAGGACGACCGCACGGACCCGGGCACGCTGGAGGCCGAGCGCCTCGTACAGTCCGTACGCCGCCCCGGTCAGGGCCGCCGAATGCGCGGTCGGCTCCTTCAGGGTGCGGCTGCGGGTGGTGGAGGCGGCGGTCCCGCCGATCGAGCCCGGCCGGGAGCGGGGGGCTCCGGCGTAGCGCACGGTGAGGGTCAGGGTGCGGCACACCTTCCCCGTCGCGCGCAGCCGGACGCCCAGTTCCCCGGCGGCCGAGAGCAGGGCCCGGCGGTGCCGGTCCGGGTCCACCTCGTCGCGGTCGAAGGGGCGTTCCGCGGCCAGCGACCGCGACACGGAGTTCGGCACCACCCGGCCCCGGTCGACGCCGTTCGCCTTCTCGTGCAGCTCCCGGCCCGCCCTCGCGCCGGCCAGGCGCTGGAGCGTGGACAGGGGTGCGGCGGCGACCCGGCCGAGGGTGTCCAGGCCGTACTCGCACAGGACGCGGGCGGTCGCCGCGCCGACCCCGGGCAACGCGGTGACGGGCTGCTCGGCGAGGAACGCGCGCACCCCGTCCGCGGGGACCGCGCGGGTCACCCCGGGCCGGGCGTCCCGCAGCGCCATGCGGGCCGTCAGCGGGCCGGGGCCGGCGCCGATCACGCAGTCGACGCCGTGCAGCGCGAGCGCCCGCACCCGGACGACCGAGGCCAGCTCCACCGCACTGCGCCCGAAGTACCGCTCGGCGCCCCGCAGATCCGCCAGCGCTCCGTCCGGCGGCAGCGCCTCGACGACCGGTGTGAACTCCTCCAGCAGCCCGAGCAGCGCCGGCAGGGCGGCCTCGCGCGCCGGAGGGAGCTGGAAACGTACGCAGAGGATGGTCATCCCGCACTCCCCGGACTCTGGTGCCACAACTTCCTTCCCACCGCGGGCCCTTCGCCCGCGGGGCGCAGATCGGCCCAGGGGTGCATCTCGTACCCCGTGGGCATGCGGAGCCGACGCCGCTTCATCGCGTCCTGGGCGGCCGAGCCCGCCGGCGCGGGCGGTCCGTCCGAACCGGCGAGCCGGCCGCGCGCCGGGCCGTCGCCGTCGCCGGGGGCGCCCGCGCCGGGACCCTCCGGGGCGGCCAGCCGGGCCGCGACCCCTTCCAGCCCCTCGTCCCGGCGCACCTCCAGCAGATCGGCGAGGTTCCAGGCGGCCGAGCCCACCACGCTGAGGCTGCGCGGCCCGCGCCGCTGCACCACCCCGCGCACCAGCAGCAGCCAGGAGTGGAAGACGGTGTGGGCGCAGGCGTCGTGGGAGTCCTCGAAGAAGGCCAGGTCGACCAGGCCGGTGCCGTCGTCCAGGGTGCTGAAGACGACCCGTTTGCCGGACCGGATCGGCGGGGTCTGGGTGGCCGCCTTGGCGCCCGCGACCAGCACGGTCTCCCCGTGCCGCGCCTCCCGCAGCCGCCGGGCCGAGACCACGCCCAGCTCGGCGAGGAAGTCGCCGTGGTCGTCCATCAGATGGTGCGAGACGTCCATGGACAGCACGCCCAGCTCGGCGCTGAGCCGCTCGGCGGAGGTCAGGTCGGGCAGGCCAGCCGGGGCCGTCCGGCGCCCGCCGGCCAGGGGGAGCTGCCCGCCGCCCGCCCCGCGTCCGCCCCGGTGCAGCTCGGTCAGGTGCAGTTGCAGGTCACGCCGGTTGCCGCCGAAGGCGTCCAGTGCGCCGACCTGGGCGAGCCGCCCCGCCAGCGGCCGGCTCGGACGCGCCCGCTCCCAGAAGTCCACCAGCGAGGCGTACGGCTGCCCGTCCGCGATCCGCGCCGCCTCGGCCTCGCTGATGCCGTGGACGTCGGAGAGGGCCAGCCGCAGCCCCCAGCGTCCGGCGGAACCAGCCGGATCGCCGGGACCGGCCGTGTTCGGGGATTTCGTCGGTGCCGTCGACTCCCTCGATGCAGACACCGGGCTTGATTCAGACACCAGTTCGATACGGTGGGCGACGCCCGACCGGTTCACGTCCAGCGGCAGGATCGGCACCCCGCGCCGCCGGGCGTCCGCCAGCAGCAGCCGCTTGGGGTACATCCCGGGGTCGTGCGTGAGCAGTCCGGCGTAGAAGGCCGCCGGGTGGTGCGCCTTCAGCCACGCCGACTGGTACGTCGGGACGGCGAAGGCGACCGCGTGCGCCTTGCAGAAGCCGTAGGAGCCGAAGGCCTCGACGATCTCCCAGGTCCGCTGAATCGTTTCTGCGTCATAGCCCCGGGCCGCCGCGTGCTGGGCGAACCACACCTTGATCCGCCCCTGGGACTCCGGGTCGGACAGCCCGCGCCGCACCCGGTCCGCCTCGCCCCGCCCGCAGCCGGTCATGATCGCGACGATGTCGATGACCTGCTCGTGGAAGACGACGACGCCGTAGGTCTCCCGCAGCGGCTCCGCCAGGTCGGGATGCGGGTACCGGACCGGCGCGCGCCCGTGCCGGGCCTCGATGAACGGCCGCACCATGTCGGCGGCGACCGGGCCGGGCCGGAAGAGGGAGATGTCGACGACGAGATCGTGGAAGGCGGCCGGCTGCAACCGGCCCACCAGGTCCCGCTGGCCCGGCGACTCGATCTGGAAGCACCCCAGCGTCTCGGTGGACCGGATGAGCCGGTACGTCGCCGGGTCGCCCTCCTCGACCGCGTCCAGGTCGACGCGCTCGCCCGTGGCCCGCTCCACCTCCGCCACCGCGTGCGCCATCGCCGACTGCATCCGCACGCCCAGCACGTCCAGCTTGAGCAGCCCGAGGTCCTCGACGTCGTCCTTGTCGAACTGGGCCATCGGGAACCCCTCGCCGCTGGTGGGCACGACCGGCGTGCGGGAGAGCAGGGAGGCGTCGGACAGGAGCACCCCGCACGGGTGCATGGCGACTCCGCGCGGGAGGGCGTCGAGAGCCTCGACCAGATCCCACAGCCGCCCGTACCTCTCCTTCTCCCCTGCCAGCGCCCGGAGTTCGGGCAGTTCCGCGAGGGCCGCGCGGGCGTCCCGGGCCCGGATGTGCGGGAAGGACTTGGCGACGCGGTCGATCTCGGCCGGGTCCATGGACAGGGCCGCGCCGACGTCCCGGATCGCGTGCCGGACGCGGTACGTCTCCGGCATCGCGACCGTCGCCACCCGCTCGGCCCCGAAGCGGCCGATGATCGCGCGGTAGACCTCCAGCCGGCGCGCGGACTCGACGTCGACGTCGATGTCGGGCAGCACGACCCGCTCCCGGGACAGGAAGCGCTCCATCAGCAGCCCGTGCTCCAGGGGGTCGGCGTGGGCGATGCCGAGGAGGTGGTTGACGAGGGAGCCCGCGCCCGAACCGCGCGCGGCGACCCGGATGCCCATCTTCCGTACGTCGTCCACGACTTGAGCGACCGTCAGGAAATAGGAGGCGAATCCGTGGTGGGCGATGATGTCGAGTTCGTCGTGCATCCGCTCCCAGTACGCCCGCGCCGTCGCGGAGCGGTCGTAGCCGCGCAGCACCATCCCCGCCGCCGCCCGTGAGGCCAGCGTCCGCTGGGCGGTGCGGCGGTCCGCGCCCACGAGACGCGGCTCGGGGAAGTGGACGGCGCCCATGCCCAGGTCGTCCTCGGGGTCGACCAGGCACTCGGCGGCCGCGGCCCGGGTCTGCTCCAGCAGCCGGTGGGCGACGTCCCGCCGGAAGCCCGCGGCCTCCACGATCCGCTGCGCCGCCCCGAGCATGGCGTCCGCGCCCTTGAGCCAGGCCTCGCCCGAGTCCAGTTCCTTGGCGGGGTCGACGGGGACGAGCCGGCGGGCCGCGTCCAGGATGTCGGCGACCGGGCCCTGGCCGGGGTCGGCGTACCGGACGGCGTTGCTGAGGACGGGCCGGATCCGCTGTTCGGCGGCGAAGCCGACGGTGCGGGCGGCCAGCCGCAGGGAGCCGGGGCCGGTGCCGGTGCGCCCGTGCCAGACGGCCTCCAGGCGCAGGGCGTCGCCGTACGCCTCGCGCCAGGGGGCGAGGAGCCGCGCGGCCCGGTCCGGACGGCCCGCGGCGAGTGCGCGGCCGACGTCGGAGGCCGGGCCGAGCAGGACGGTCAGGCCGTCGCCGTGGTTGTCGGCCCAGGGCAGCGCGGGCGGGGCCGCGCCGTCCCCGTCCCCGCGCGCGTGCGCGGCCGTGACCAGCCGGCACAGGTCGGCCCAGCCCTTCGCGCCGTCGCGGGCGAGGAAGGTGACGCGGGGCGTCGACTCGTCGACGAAGGCGCCGCCGCGCACGGGAGTGCGGCGGCGGTCCCGGCGCACGGACGCGTCGCCCTGCGGGCGCTCGGGCGCCGTCACCGCCAGGTCCACCCCGAACAGCGGGCGCACGCCCGCCTTCGCGCAGGCCTTGGCGAAGCGGACCGTGCCCGCGAGGGTGTCGCGGTCGGTGAGGGCGAGGGCGTCCATGCCCCGCTCCGAGGCGCGCTCGGCCAGCCGCTCCGGGTGCGAGGCCCCGTACCGCAGGGAGAACCCGGAGACGGTGTGCAGATGCGTGAACCCCGGCATCCGCACCTCCCGCATCGCATGAGCCCGATCGAATCGAACATCAGTTCACTACTCTCCCACCCCCACCATAGACCAAATTCCG encodes:
- a CDS encoding DNA polymerase III subunit alpha — encoded protein: MPGFTHLHTVSGFSLRYGASHPERLAERASERGMDALALTDRDTLAGTVRFAKACAKAGVRPLFGVDLAVTAPERPQGDASVRRDRRRTPVRGGAFVDESTPRVTFLARDGAKGWADLCRLVTAAHARGDGDGAAPPALPWADNHGDGLTVLLGPASDVGRALAAGRPDRAARLLAPWREAYGDALRLEAVWHGRTGTGPGSLRLAARTVGFAAEQRIRPVLSNAVRYADPGQGPVADILDAARRLVPVDPAKELDSGEAWLKGADAMLGAAQRIVEAAGFRRDVAHRLLEQTRAAAAECLVDPEDDLGMGAVHFPEPRLVGADRRTAQRTLASRAAAGMVLRGYDRSATARAYWERMHDELDIIAHHGFASYFLTVAQVVDDVRKMGIRVAARGSGAGSLVNHLLGIAHADPLEHGLLMERFLSRERVVLPDIDVDVESARRLEVYRAIIGRFGAERVATVAMPETYRVRHAIRDVGAALSMDPAEIDRVAKSFPHIRARDARAALAELPELRALAGEKERYGRLWDLVEALDALPRGVAMHPCGVLLSDASLLSRTPVVPTSGEGFPMAQFDKDDVEDLGLLKLDVLGVRMQSAMAHAVAEVERATGERVDLDAVEEGDPATYRLIRSTETLGCFQIESPGQRDLVGRLQPAAFHDLVVDISLFRPGPVAADMVRPFIEARHGRAPVRYPHPDLAEPLRETYGVVVFHEQVIDIVAIMTGCGRGEADRVRRGLSDPESQGRIKVWFAQHAAARGYDAETIQRTWEIVEAFGSYGFCKAHAVAFAVPTYQSAWLKAHHPAAFYAGLLTHDPGMYPKRLLLADARRRGVPILPLDVNRSGVAHRIELVSESSPVSASRESTAPTKSPNTAGPGDPAGSAGRWGLRLALSDVHGISEAEAARIADGQPYASLVDFWERARPSRPLAGRLAQVGALDAFGGNRRDLQLHLTELHRGGRGAGGGQLPLAGGRRTAPAGLPDLTSAERLSAELGVLSMDVSHHLMDDHGDFLAELGVVSARRLREARHGETVLVAGAKAATQTPPIRSGKRVVFSTLDDGTGLVDLAFFEDSHDACAHTVFHSWLLLVRGVVQRRGPRSLSVVGSAAWNLADLLEVRRDEGLEGVAARLAAPEGPGAGAPGDGDGPARGRLAGSDGPPAPAGSAAQDAMKRRRLRMPTGYEMHPWADLRPAGEGPAVGRKLWHQSPGSAG
- a CDS encoding esterase/lipase family protein, whose product is MLPWKRVFRPFAALLLAAAALTVPAVSAAHADPVGAGAEAAAVNAAASGWNDYRCKPSAAHPRPVVLVHGTLGNSVDNWLALAPYLTVRGYCVFSVDYGQLPGVPLFHGLGPIDASAGQLSAFVDKVLAATGAAEVDLVGHSQGGMMPRYYLKFLGGAAKVGALVGIAPDNHGATLSGLTKLLPYFPGAEDLITAATPGLADQLPGSEFLTRLNAGGDTVPGVRYTVIATRYDEVATPWRSQYLSGSGVRNVLLQDLCPVDLSEHVAIGLLDRIAFHEVANALDPAHATATTCASVLS
- a CDS encoding GNAT family N-acetyltransferase, whose translation is MTNEEIRPGTAADVPAVKAVTDAAYTPYIERIGLVPRPMEADHAADVAVGKVFVTGAPAADGAPGRAVAGLVVVEACADHLFLDSIAVHPEVRGTGVGGRLLRFVDAHARALGLPEVRLYTHVMMWENQKIYPRHGYELVERRADGAYERFHYRKRLD
- a CDS encoding DNA polymerase Y family protein is translated as MTILCVRFQLPPAREAALPALLGLLEEFTPVVEALPPDGALADLRGAERYFGRSAVELASVVRVRALALHGVDCVIGAGPGPLTARMALRDARPGVTRAVPADGVRAFLAEQPVTALPGVGAATARVLCEYGLDTLGRVAAAPLSTLQRLAGARAGRELHEKANGVDRGRVVPNSVSRSLAAERPFDRDEVDPDRHRRALLSAAGELGVRLRATGKVCRTLTLTVRYAGAPRSRPGSIGGTAASTTRSRTLKEPTAHSAALTGAAYGLYEALGLQRARVRAVVLRAEALGPAEQASHQLTFDPVDEKVRRIEEVADRVRAKFGPDAVKPGTLAA
- a CDS encoding MarR family winged helix-turn-helix transcriptional regulator; amino-acid sequence: MHDSEALALSAVLLAAAGELTRRIDDGVTARGFEARPSYGFAFTRLARGGATVTELGVHLGVTKQAASQLVEELVRQGYVERRPHPGDARARLIVLTEHGRDCTRAAEEAAAEAVRAWGEVLGEERLSALYAHLARIAPEGPIRPVW
- a CDS encoding class I SAM-dependent methyltransferase, yielding MSEKSDATTSPGVDWDAAAAAFDEEPDHGLRDPDVRAAWAGRLRAWLPDRRCDVLDLGCGTGSLSLLASEQGHRVTGVDLSPAMIGLARAKLAGRDAAFLVGDAAAPPVGEERFDVLLVRHVLWTLPDPARVLRHWRALLRPGGRLVLVEGLWGTVAPVGIPADRLTALLAPLSDHVRVEPLSQDVRLWGGPVTDERYAVVALVS
- a CDS encoding cupin domain-containing protein, which encodes MPVVRSAEAVTHEIHGARFVSYATPLTGSKELCAWRGEIPAGTRAPAHTVSREEIFHLLVGELILTLDGRAERIRAGDTVIVNPGATLAVENPTDHTALSWVTTSIGLEAELADGTRIAPPWAN